A section of the Triplophysa dalaica isolate WHDGS20190420 chromosome 8, ASM1584641v1, whole genome shotgun sequence genome encodes:
- the rif1 gene encoding telomere-associated protein RIF1 isoform X3, which produces MMAAVPLSSASILPLLECLEDDAAGLSEHTDAYITIANRLNGEDGRQFLPVIVKHFARLSKVLLVHISSENEELCQAALQALGFCVFHSHIVSVIPANVSEEVLSTLCNVVVKSKEKFTCTRALWVISKQNFSSEVVAKKTPEILKSLEAMQTREVQSILIDHESLNVIIRLLEQAPSQMAAGAVCWAKLVVPLVVHSANKVRLRAAAAMELGMPLLLEKQQEVAAIVEPMMSSMLIPEMQKLFSSKNETNMLKLWPLFVKLLGKLLHKGGAFINSLLYLEELGFRSSSPNIKKIAFIAWKSLIDNFALNPDILCSSKRLKLLLQPLISIHVRTEALVLTKLEVWWYLAVKLGPNLAANFEQVGIPLLHSTLPSDSPVQSLVTPARNTNPTNGTPNTPKTGIPSCSTPGNTPRMSLNSSMQATQSYRSIQLLGLEMLLHWFMGPEVTVTAAKENLQLSLEPLTHPLFTSHSYFNRHATTLISAVKDGFSAVGQHAPESLLSLVWSNLIHFVSTTIESGNKKERQGSEVLTLLLQALQAILSSDVLPADRALLLLEAAVKGIPQKVLGSAAYQVANMDVLNGTPALFLILLFFNNSQVAAFLEDERFFTTLETLVSCGFCGPTSPLTFGEAVLGALSGIAVTVKSKKQLWRMWSVVINLLTDTITQTNEVNQGDALEHNFSSIYSALMFPVVHLLPGSALPQTTQKSMMSTWSKLYKAFARCSALVATAEENVCCEELCAKISASLDNESLKSPLVLDALANILLVIVESLDFSPYTPQFQQKLKSPRTPLSWVRKRSKSLGNLSTFHSLLIQTLEAFLALDPSEASAEATGGVLNGLGMTLIGIMSMLFSNMTLPTHIQEMLSTITQPLTRLYVQYSSFDEHSTSDVTVGPKLEKLASDLLGCLQIHSTLHDDELLTVLSPLLCVLFPHKIKQIRTVATHFWNATFGNAVTLTYSEPLRVVLSQAKQKTPLILPGFEAVDNPDDFSGQNTSESSQMDPQISGVTVTSVGKRDSFLARAEELKGRSTVSATKPVSIKLDFGSPRPQRREAIEEEASVDFVFIPPETKERVLTEHQKEVKRTKRTDIPALYNNLDASMDTTVFTQYTQSQEDSIDKLTTDEMDKPNEEDKVQLEVGALEEPTTDVKTTQDGTTPEVRETPEKATQDENQISEKIETPSSDVSVDASGHEKTGLEASSPNVSSSSDMISGTPPKSNSRRQSFITLEKYVEGKPASPMGETTFTGPLTRNSNKLDSSKASQSASHDSLDSQPLTLKEDSQKPEELGTTELSAQNEQEMEEDDEIKSTSHPCEGTDEEDVVPDTQNQITEAVQDNKDSPVSKSNTEALVEPEKASPEEDSQTFSLTSSQERRRSSRRRSRPLRPGEDPTDRGQNSSKSEETGSQGLDSSPTNTQKLVPTPTNSTNSTLLGRSRRSKILEEAKAEGDQPRGKRGKGELKRTDSQISESSQVMDMCGHEELSQMESSKERLSPLNESQSLSPGRSTRKTRLHSNLVGSTDKKEKDEKYSQNATSNLRRRLSQPVSSTDTDSQQTGSLRRTRRSVAYELDAPGSQTRDKTGTEDQKVQDAGEKNSQTLVKGMATRRRHTEGDVNSVTAEDSQAEELDSSQGHGRYRTRRLSKGLLSPTDNTESENSDSKVGPRPKKRPRNPLPAEVLPCTAEAPKMLVAEHIQVSMETSASQDGPYPDPSLDNVSATESKELVNEEMPVTEIVNNELNTSEKEIDTQCKSEIELKVELDTEKKETVCLSIDDKNEGKGTKSSSQDSSVGAEDSYLKFFHKCPHTRGRGRGRGRRRSRSCNCFSKTPAMQDGDMQESQDEKNEQVPLDANVLTSQPDSIPMSLSDENQCTTQDAAAVQSSLSSPDQLPSEILSSESSSNKLDVVVSESSSNKLDVVVSESSSNKLDVVVSESSSNKLDVVVSEGKEEGAKLELVAKPMDESSKEVKEAYEMNQSEGLESTNIHEHKDGADSSENASGSQEALQSSTPQDTSPSKAHPVEDAPVCQEQLESSHVQQEDAVDAAVKESEDLAEKSGEANELIKNVASFENDGVDTQIEKQDLSADVQEAASDADKDASTSDVCLDSPPKPKLLDGVAGELEPGQSPSRSKTCVWSPSASPSTSILKKGQKRACDEDSPSPLLKSRRVSFATPIYHQELADDIDRRSPVIRTSSPRSKVLSAQPKYITTPTKGSSCLSPRNLRSPGYKSSKKCLISEMSQEPRPIAKDCVYPALVGCSTPVEAVLPQITSNMWPRGFGQLVRARNIKTVGDLSALTPTEIKSLPIRSPKLSNVRKALKTYYEQQRKGRSDELKSFDEMEKMTSEPEDMELPQNQDEEKTPAEPKDDKQSDTSVDSGLIAQERNADDLLSDVVALGGQLNSEALGRCSPNQLGLMHEHLSGIMRNIVAQLQSRLLSNLDDSLP; this is translated from the exons ATGATGGCGGCAGTGCCTCTATCTAGTGCCAGCATCCTTCCACTTCTGGAGTGTCTAGAAGATGATGCAGCTGGGCTGTCAGAGCATACAGATGCCTACATCACCATAGCAAA CCGTCTCAATGGGGAAGACGGACGTCAGTTTCTGCCTGTAATCGTAAAACATTTTGCACGTCTTAGTAAAGTCCTTCTG GTTCACATCTCCAGTGAGAATGAGGAGCTGTGTCAAGCCGCTCTCCAGGCGTTGGGCTTCTGTGTCTTCCACTCACATATTGTTTCTGTTATCCCAG CGAATGTTTCAGAAGAGGTATTGTCTACACTCTGTAATGTTGTGGTCAAGTCTAAAGAGAAATTTACATGTACCCGAGCATTATGGGTAATTTCCAAACAGAATTTCTCTTCAGAGGTGGTGGCTAAAAAG ACGCCAGAGATTCTCAAGAGCCTGGAGGCTATGCAGACCCGAGAAGTTCAGTCAATTCTTATAGATCATGAGTCACTCAATGTCATcataag GTTGCTGGAACAGGCACCATCTCAGATGGCAGCTGGAGCCGTGTGCTGGGCCAAGCTGGTTGTTCCTCTGGTTGTTCACTCTGCCAATAAAGTGCGTTTGCGTGCGGCAGCAGCCATGGAGCTGGGCATGCCTCTTCTCCTGGAGAAACAACAGGAAGTGGCTGCCATTGTAGAGCCAATGATGTCCTCT ATGCTCATCCCTGAAATGCAGAAACTGTTTTCTTCGAAGAATGAGACGAATATGCTGAAGCTCTGGCCTTTGTTTGTAAAACTTCTGGGGAAG TTGCTCCACAAAGGGGGTGCCTTCATTAACTCTTTGCTATATTTGGAGGAGCTGGGTTTTCGAAGCTCCTCTCCTAATATTAAAAAGATTGCCTTCATTGCTTGGAAGAGCCTCATTGACAATTTCGCCCTTAACCCAG ATATTCTGTGCAGCAGTAAGCGTCTGAAGCTGCTCTTGCAACCGCTCATTTCCATCCATGTCCGGACTGAAGCTCTTGTGCTCACTAAACTGGAGGTTTGGTGGTATCTTGCGGTCAAACTCGGGCCAAACCTGGCAGCAAATTTTGAGCAG GTTGGCATTCCGCTGCTGCATAGCACACTACCTTCAGATTCTCCAGTGCAGTCCCTGGTCACACCTGCACGAAACACTAACCCAACCAATGGCACCCCTAACACCCCTAAAACAG GCATCCCATCTTGTAGCACGCCAGGCAATACTCCTCGTATGAGTCTGAACAGCAGTATGCAGGCAACTCAGTCCTACCGCTCCATTCAGCTCCTGGGGCTTGAGATGCTTCTGCACTGGTTCATGGGTCCAGAAGTCACAGTCACAGCTGCTAAAGAAAATCTTCAGCTCAGCCTAG agcCCCTGACACACCCGCTCTTCACCAGTCACTCATACTTTAACAGACATGCCACTACTCTCATCTCAGCGGTCAAAGATGGCTTCAGTGCTGTAGGACAACATGCTCCAG AATCTCTTCTCAGTCTTGTTTGGAGCAATCTGATTCATTTTGTCAGCACAACAATAGAATCCG GAAATAAGAAAGAGCGTCAGGGTTCAGAGGTCCTCACTCTTCTTCTCCAGGCTCTCCAGGCCATCCTGTCTTCAGATGTTCTGCCAGCTGACCGTGCACTG CTTTTGCTGGAAGCTGCAGTAAAGGGAATACCTCAGAAAGTTCTTGGTTCTGCAGCTTATCAAGTTGCAAACATGGATGTTTTGAAT GGTACACCAGCACTTTTCTTAATCCTGCTTTTCTTCAACAATAGTCAGGTCGCAGCGTTTCTTGAAGATGAGAG GTTTTTCACAACCCTGGAGACTCTTGTGAGCTGTGGGTTTTGTGGTCCTACATCCCCTTTGACCTTTGGAGAGGCTGTTTTAGGAGCACTTAGTGGGATCGCGGTGACTGTTAAGAGCAAGAAACAGCTCTGGAGGATGTGGAGTGTTGTTATTAACCTTCTAACTGACACCATAACTCAG ACCAATGAAGTGAATCAAGGAGATGCGTTGGAGCATAATTTCAGTTCCATTTACAGTGCCTTGATGTTCCCTGTCGTTCACCTGTTGCCTGGTTCAGCCCTACCCCAG ACAACGCAGAAGAGCATGATGAGTACCTGGTCCAAGCTTTATAAGGCTTTCGCCCGATGCTCGGCTTTGGTGGCCACGGCGGAGGAAAACGTATGCTGTGAAGAGCTATGTGCCAAGATCTCTGCTTCTCTAGACAATGAGTCTTTGAAG AGTCCGCTTGTGCTAGATGCATTAGCAAATATCTTGCTGGTCATAGTAGAGAGTCTGGATTTTTCTCCTTACACCCCTCAGTTCCAGCAGAAACTGAAAT CTCCTCGAACACCCTTGAGCTGGGTCCGGAAGAGAAGCAAATCTCTTGGCAATCTTTCCACCTTCCACAGTCTTCTGATACAGACTTTAGAAGCGTTTTTAGCTCTGGACCCCTCAGAAGCATCTGCAGAAGCTACTGGTGGTGTTTTAAATGGACTTGGCATGACGCTCATTGGCATCATGTCTATGCTTTTCTCCAATATGACATTGCCCACACACATACAAGAGATGCTGTCCACTATCACACAACCACTCACACGTCTCTATGTACAATACTCGAG ttttgATGAACACTCAACGTCTGATGTCACAGTAGGACCCAAG TTGGAGAAACTGGCCTCCGACTTGCTTGGGTGCCTTCAGATACACTCAACATTGCACGACGACGAACTGCTTACGGTGTTGTCGCCATTGCTTTGTGTGCTTTTTCCACACAAGATCAAGCAAATTCGCACAGTGGCCACTCACTTCTGGAACGCCACATTTGGAAATGCAGTCACCTTGACTTACTCCGAGCCTCTCAG GGTCGTTTTAAGTCAGGCCAAGCAGAAGACTCCTTTGATTTTACCTGGATTTGAAGCTGTTGATAATCCTGATGATTTCAGTGGACAGAATACG AGTGAGAGTTCTCAGATGGATCCTCAGATTAGCGGTGTGACGGTCACCTCTGTGGGAAAGAGGGACTCTTTTCTGGCTAGGGCAGAAGAGCTGAAAGGGAGAAGCACGGTTTCTGCCACAAAGCCTGTATCT ATAAAGCTGGATTTTGGATCCCCTAGACCCCAGAGACGTGAAGCTATTGAAGAAGAGGCATCAgtagattttgtttttattccacCTGAGACAAAGGAAAGAGTGCTGACTGAACATCAGAAAGAAGTCAAAAGAACCAAAAG GACTGATATTCCTGCTCTGTACAATAATCTGGATGCCTCCATGGACACCACAGTCTTTACACAATACACTCAAAGTCAGGAGGATTCCAT AGACAAACTGACAACAGATGAAATGGATAAACCTAATGAAGAGGATAAGGTTCAGTTGGAG GTTGGCGCACTTGAGGAACCAACCACAGATGTTAAAACAACCCAAGATGGCACCACACCAGAGGTCAGAGAAACACCGGAGAAAGCTACACAAGATGAAAACCAAATTTCAGAAAAGATTGAGACACCATCTAGTGACGTCTCAGTTGATGCGAGTGGGCATGAGAAAACAGGATTGGAGGCGTCCAGCCCTAATGTTTCGAGTTCTTCTGACATGATATCAGGTACCCCGCCTAAATCCAACAGCAGACGGCAGTCTTTCATAACCCTTGAGAAGTATGTTGAGGGAAAGCCAGCGAGTCCCATGGGTGAAACTACATTCACCGGTCCACTCACACGAAACTCAAACAAACTGGATTCTTCAAAAGCATCGCAATCTGCCTCACATGACTCTCTTGACTCGCAACCTCTGACTTTGAAAGAGGACTCGCAAAAACCCGAAGAACTTGGCACCACGGAGTTGTCTGCTCAGAATGAGCAAGAAAtggaggaagatgatgagatCAAATCAACAAGTCATCCTTGTGAAGGCACTGATGAGGAAGATGTAGTTCCTGATACGCAGAACCAAATAACCGAAGCAGTGCAGGATAACAAGGACAGTCCTGTGTCCAAATCCAACACAGAGGCATTGGTGGAACCTGAAAAAGCCTCTCCCGAAGAGGATTCACAGACCTTTTCTCTAACTTCTAGTCAAGAACGAAGAAGGTCAAGCAGACGTCGTAGTAGACCTCTTCGCCCGGGCGAAGATCCAACGGACAGGGGGCAGAACTCTAGCAAATCTGAAGAAACAGGCAGTCAGGGTTTAGACTCTTCACCAACAAATACACAGAAGCTCGTACCAACTCCCACTAATTCAACAAATAGCACTTTGCTGGGAAGAAGCAGGAGAAGTAAGATTCTGGAGGAGGCTAAAGCTGAAGGTGACCAGCCGAGGGGGAAAAGAGGGAAAGGAGAGCTTAAACGGACTGATTCACAGATTTCAGAATCTTCACAGGTAATGGACATGTGTGGTCATGAAGAGCTTAGTCAGATGGAGTCATCCAAAGAGAGACTGTCACCTCTCAATGAATCTCAGAGTCTTTCACCAGGCCGATCTACGAGGAAGACTAGACTGCACAGCAATCTCGTGGGATCCACagacaagaaagaaaaagatgaaaaatattCTCAAAACGCTACATCCAATTTGAGAAGGAGACTTTCACAACCGGTTTCCAGTACAGACACCGATAGCCAGCAAACTGGCAGTTTGAGAAGAACAAGACGGTCTGTTGCATATGAATTGGACGCTCCTGGATCACAGACCAGAGATAAAACTGGAACGGAAGATCAAAAAGTGCAGGATGCAGGCGAGAAAAATTCCCAAACGTTGGTCAAGGGCATGGCTACAAGACGGAGACACACAGAGGGAGACGTTAATTCTGTAACTGCTGAGGATTCACAGGCTGAGGAGTTGGATTCCTCCCAAGGACATGGTAGATACAGAACTCGAAGGTTGTCTAAAGGTTTGCTGTCCCCAACTGACAATACAGAGTCTGAAAACTCTGATAGCAAAGTTGGACCAAGGCCTAAAAAGAGGCCACGTAATCCTTTACCCGCAGAGGTGTTACCGTGCACCGCAGAAGCTCCAAAAATGCTGGTTGCAGAGCATATTCAAGTTTCAATGGAGACATCTGCATCCCAGGATGGGCCATATCCTGATCCTAGTTTAGATAATGTCTCTGCAACTGAATCCAAAGAACTTGTTAATGAAGAGATGCCTGTGACTGAGATTGTAAATAATGAACTAAATACCTCTGAAAAAGAAATCGATACACAGTGCAAGAGTGAAATAGAATTGAAGGTGGAATTGGATACGGAGAAAAAGGAGACTGTCTGTTTGTCCATCGATGATAAAAATGAGGGTAAAGGGACAAAGTCCTCTTCGCAAGATAGTTCAGTGGGAGCTGAAGATTCATACTTGAAGTTTTTCCATAAGTGCCCTCATACCAGGGGACGGGGTCGTGGTCGTGGTCGCAGACGTTCTAGAAGCTGTAACTGCTTTTCAAAAACTCCAGCCATGCAAGACGGTGACATGCAAGAATCGCAGGATGAGAAAAATGAGCAGGTTCCACTTGACGCCAATGTCTTGACCTCACAACCAGATTCCATCCCCATGTCTTTATCAGATGAAAACCAATGCACAACCCAAGATGCTGCAGCCGTGCAGTCATCTTTATCCTCACCGGATCAACTCCCTTCTGAGATTTTGTCTTCTGAAAGCTCTAGCAATAAACTTGATGTAGTTGTGTCTGAAAGCTCTAGCAATAAACTTGATGTAGTTGTGTCTGAAAGCTCTAGTAATAAACTTGATGTAGTTGTATCTGAAAGCTCTAGTAATAAACTTGATGTAGTTGTATCTGAAGGTAAGGAAGAAGGAGCTAAACTTGAATTGGTGGCAAAACCAATGGATGAATCCAGTAAGGAGGTAAAAGAAGCCTATGAGATGAATCAGTCGGAGGGTTTAGAAAGCACAAACATTCATGAGCACAAAGACGGAGCGGATAGTTCCGAAAATGCTTCAGGAAGTCAAGAAGCACTTCAGAGTTCAACACCTCAGGACACGTCTCCAAGCAAAGCTCATCCAGTAGAAGATGCACCTGTATGCCAAGAGCAACTAGAGTCCTCTCATGTCCAGCAGGAAGATGCTGTCGACGCTGCAGTGAAGGAAAGTGAAGATCTTGCAGAGAAAAGTGGAGAAGCTAATGAACTAATCAAGAATGTTGCTTCTTTTGAGAACGATGGTGTAGATACCCAGATAGAAAAGCAGGATCTGTCTGCAGATGTTCAAGAAGCTGCATCTGATGCTGACAAGGATGCATCCACCTCTGATGTCTGCTTAGATTCTCCACCCAAACCTAAACTATTAGACGGTGTAGCTGGAGAACTAGAGCCTGGCCAGAGCCCGAGCAGAAGTAAAACTTGTGTGTGGTCACCTTCAGCTTCCCCATCCACCAGCATTCTGAAGAAGGGACAGAAGAGAGCTTGTGATGAAGATTCTCCCTCCCCTCTTCTTAAG TCTCGTCGAGTGTCTTTTGCGACTCCAATATATCATCAAGAACTGGCTGATGACATTGATCGACGTAGTCCAGTTATTCGCACCAGCTCACCGAGGTCAAAGGTCTTGAGCGCACAGCCAAAg tacatcACAACGCCTACGAAAGGCTCTTCATGTCTTAGCCCACGTAACCTCAGAAGCCCTGGATACAAAAGTTCAAAGAAGTGTTTG ATTTCAGAGATGAGCCAGGAGCCACGGCCTATTGCTAAAGATTGTGTTTACCCAGCACTGGTTGGCTGCTCTACTCCTGTAGAGGCTGTTTTACCACAGATAACATCCAACATGTG GCCTCGTGGCTTTGGTCAGCTTGTTCGTGCCAGGAACATTAAAACTGTTGGAGACCTGAGCGCCCTCACCCCTACTGAAATCAAGTCACTTCCTATCCGCTCACCTAAGCTGTCCAACGTGAGAAAAGCACTTAAAACATATTATGAGCAACAG AGAAAAGGGCGTTCTGATGAACTGAAGAGTTTTGATGAAATGGAGAAAATGACTTCTGAGCCTGAAGACATGGAGCTACCACAAAACCAAGATGAGGAGAAAACACCAGCAGAGCCTAAAg aTGACAAACAATCAGACACCAGCGTAGATTCAGGACTGATCGCTCAGGAGCGCAACGCTGATGATTTGCTGTCAGATGTTGTAGCTCTTGGTGGACAGTTAAATTCAGAGGCACTTGGTCGCTGTTCACCCAACCAGCTGGGCCTGATGCATGAACATCTCAGCGGAATTATGAGAAACATCGTAGCCCAACTTCAGTCTCGCCTGCTGAGTAATCTTGACGATAGCTTGCCATGA